The Micavibrio sp. TMED2 genome has a window encoding:
- a CDS encoding hydroxymethylglutaryl-CoA reductase, degradative: MSGSAAHTDASVNSRIENFRNLEPADRMNAAASAAGLDDVARRALAGPDTLPMSIANGMIENVVGKFELPVGVATNFTINGKDYLIPMVVEEPSVVAAASYMAKIARDCGGFKTSSSEPIMRAQIQILDVQDPHGAKHRLLGAAEELITTANSRDKVLIGLGGGCKDIEVFVYETSPVGPMVVLHILVNVKDAMGANTVNSMAEMIAPRVAEIAGGRVRLRILSNLADRRLARASVTLTPEALTTSSLEGKDVAQGIVEGCALAIIDPYRAATHNKGIMNGIDPVVVATGNDWRAIEAGAHTWAARNGQYTSLTNWELSADGNLVGSIEMPMALGLVGGATKTHPAAQAAIKMMGVETAQELAEVTVAVGLAQNMAALRALATEGIQKGHMALHARNIAILAGAKGEQVETVAKAIAAAGEVSVDKAKEVLATL; this comes from the coding sequence ATGTCTGGCAGTGCTGCGCATACCGATGCGTCGGTCAATTCCCGTATTGAAAATTTCCGCAATCTTGAGCCTGCAGACCGCATGAACGCTGCCGCGTCCGCTGCCGGTCTTGATGATGTTGCGCGCCGCGCGCTCGCTGGCCCAGATACCCTGCCGATGTCGATCGCCAATGGCATGATCGAGAATGTGGTTGGCAAATTCGAGCTGCCGGTCGGTGTGGCCACCAACTTCACCATCAATGGCAAGGATTACCTGATCCCAATGGTGGTCGAGGAGCCCTCTGTGGTTGCCGCCGCCTCCTACATGGCCAAGATTGCCCGCGACTGCGGCGGCTTCAAGACTTCAAGCTCTGAACCGATCATGCGTGCCCAGATCCAGATACTGGATGTACAGGACCCGCATGGCGCCAAGCACCGTCTGCTCGGTGCTGCTGAAGAACTCATCACCACCGCCAATTCCCGTGACAAGGTCCTGATCGGCCTTGGCGGTGGCTGTAAAGATATCGAGGTCTTTGTCTACGAGACCTCACCCGTTGGCCCGATGGTCGTGCTGCACATTCTGGTGAATGTGAAGGATGCCATGGGTGCTAATACCGTCAATTCAATGGCCGAGATGATAGCACCACGCGTGGCTGAAATAGCCGGCGGCCGTGTCCGTTTGCGTATCCTGTCCAATCTCGCCGATCGTCGCCTAGCCCGTGCGAGTGTCACCCTGACGCCTGAAGCCCTTACAACCTCGTCCCTTGAAGGTAAGGATGTAGCGCAGGGAATTGTCGAGGGCTGCGCCCTTGCCATAATTGACCCGTACCGGGCGGCGACGCATAACAAAGGCATCATGAACGGCATTGATCCGGTCGTGGTTGCCACCGGGAATGACTGGCGTGCGATCGAGGCCGGTGCCCATACCTGGGCCGCCCGTAATGGCCAGTACACTTCCCTGACCAACTGGGAACTGAGCGCTGACGGCAACCTCGTCGGCAGCATCGAAATGCCCATGGCCCTCGGTCTCGTCGGCGGTGCCACCAAGACCCATCCAGCAGCCCAAGCCGCAATCAAGATGATGGGTGTGGAAACCGCACAGGAACTGGCCGAAGTTACCGTCGCTGTCGGCCTCGCCCAGAATATGGCAGCACTGCGTGCGCTCGCCACCGAAGGCATCCAGAAAGGCCATATGGCCCTTCACGCCAGAAACATCGCCATCCTTGCCGGAGCCAAGGGTGAGCAGGTAGAGACCGTTGCCAAGGCAATCGCCGCGGCCGGAGAAGTAAGCGTTGATAAGGCCAAGGAGGTTCTGGCAACGCTTTAA
- a CDS encoding C4-dicarboxylate ABC transporter substrate-binding protein: protein MTQESRRKFVSRAAAAGVAAPAIVAATSLEARAQAPVEWRMQALWGGGTTPQIYEEKFCARVSQLTDGKFNIRPFAGGQIVPSAQAFDAVRGGAFQMMKTFDGYTAGKIPVHGFTSTVPFGFPEADQYEAWFYERDGMDIAKESYASAGLTYVAPTVYGEEPIHSKVAIRKIADMNGLKGRFVGLAAAVMADFGVSVSPLPTSEVYSALDKGLIDFADRGDIKANYEEGLHEVAKYLVLPGVHQPSTATCYVANTGAYNQLSDQFRAALEVAAREVSGALRQNIIVDNAEYLAKYEEAGVEIIHLDPEDVRENRVKAIESWKKATKGDALATRAMESQMALMKEMRLL from the coding sequence ATGACCCAAGAGAGTCGCAGAAAATTCGTTAGCCGTGCAGCCGCCGCAGGCGTTGCCGCACCCGCCATCGTTGCCGCCACCAGCCTTGAGGCCCGCGCGCAGGCACCCGTTGAATGGCGCATGCAGGCCCTGTGGGGCGGCGGCACCACGCCACAGATCTACGAAGAGAAATTCTGTGCCCGCGTCTCCCAACTGACCGACGGCAAATTCAATATCCGCCCCTTCGCTGGCGGCCAGATCGTTCCATCCGCACAGGCATTCGATGCCGTTCGCGGTGGCGCGTTCCAGATGATGAAAACCTTTGATGGTTACACCGCCGGTAAAATTCCGGTTCACGGCTTCACCTCGACCGTGCCGTTCGGTTTCCCCGAGGCTGACCAGTATGAGGCATGGTTCTATGAGCGCGACGGTATGGATATCGCCAAGGAATCCTATGCCAGCGCCGGTCTGACCTATGTTGCGCCAACCGTCTATGGCGAAGAGCCGATCCACTCCAAGGTCGCGATCCGCAAGATTGCCGATATGAATGGCCTCAAGGGCCGCTTCGTCGGTCTCGCTGCTGCCGTCATGGCAGATTTCGGTGTCTCGGTGTCGCCTCTGCCGACCTCTGAGGTCTATTCCGCTCTCGACAAAGGCCTGATCGATTTCGCCGATCGCGGTGATATCAAGGCCAATTACGAGGAAGGCCTGCATGAAGTGGCAAAATATCTTGTTCTGCCGGGCGTGCATCAGCCAAGCACAGCTACCTGCTACGTCGCCAATACCGGTGCCTATAACCAGTTGAGCGACCAGTTCCGTGCCGCTCTCGAAGTTGCCGCCCGTGAAGTGTCAGGCGCCCTGCGTCAGAACATCATCGTCGACAACGCCGAATACCTCGCCAAATACGAGGAAGCAGGCGTCGAGATCATTCACCTTGATCCGGAAGACGTTCGGGAGAACCGCGTCAAGGCGATTGAATCATGGAAAAAAGCGACTAAAGGCGACGCCCTAGCCACACGTGCCATGGAATCCCAGATGGCACTGATGAAGGAAATGCGCCTGCTCTAG
- a CDS encoding EamA family transporter, giving the protein MQPAPNNNFKGALFSLIAYGIYSTHDIFIKLLGGSHSPIQIIFFSGLLGFPLVTLMLIKDRTAGHLRPIYPGWTAIRCTAMIANALGAFIAFANLPLAQAYAILFAMPLLITVLSIPILKETVKLRRWTAVIVGLLGVLVVLQPGTAELSWAHLAALISAVGGATNSVIVRKIGQEERSVVLILYPMMATFLAMGVMLPFVYEPMAIEHFGLVSLVALFSFIAMFCLISAYRFGEAVIVAPMQYSQMLWAIAYGYLIFNESIDLATALGSGLIIASGLYILFRESKGENSENTPVLKTRTRAGTVYSLRISFLTKLTQKTGAMQDSPGHSK; this is encoded by the coding sequence ATGCAGCCTGCACCGAACAACAACTTCAAGGGCGCGCTCTTCTCGCTCATCGCCTACGGCATCTACTCAACCCACGATATCTTCATCAAGCTTCTGGGTGGCAGTCATTCGCCGATACAGATTATCTTTTTCTCCGGTCTGCTCGGTTTTCCGCTGGTCACCCTGATGCTGATCAAAGACCGGACCGCCGGGCATTTGCGCCCGATTTATCCGGGATGGACCGCCATTCGCTGCACGGCGATGATTGCCAATGCGCTCGGTGCCTTCATTGCCTTTGCCAACCTGCCTCTGGCCCAGGCTTACGCCATCCTGTTCGCCATGCCGCTGCTGATTACGGTGCTGTCGATCCCGATCCTGAAAGAGACGGTTAAACTCCGGCGCTGGACAGCGGTTATTGTCGGTCTGCTCGGGGTCCTCGTCGTCCTGCAACCGGGCACAGCCGAACTGTCATGGGCACATCTGGCTGCCCTTATCTCGGCTGTTGGCGGTGCCACCAATTCCGTTATCGTCCGCAAGATTGGACAGGAAGAACGCAGTGTCGTCCTGATCCTTTATCCGATGATGGCCACGTTTCTCGCCATGGGTGTCATGCTGCCATTCGTTTATGAACCGATGGCGATCGAACATTTCGGACTGGTATCGCTGGTCGCGCTGTTCTCCTTCATCGCCATGTTCTGCCTGATCAGCGCCTATCGGTTTGGTGAGGCGGTCATTGTCGCGCCGATGCAGTATTCCCAGATGCTGTGGGCCATTGCCTATGGCTATCTGATTTTCAACGAGAGCATCGATCTTGCCACCGCGCTTGGCTCCGGGCTGATTATCGCCAGTGGCCTCTACATCCTGTTCCGTGAAAGCAAGGGTGAGAATTCCGAGAATACGCCGGTGCTTAAAACCCGGACGCGGGCCGGCACCGTCTACAGCCTGCGCATCAGTTTTCTGACGAAACTGACCCAGAAAACGGGTGCCATGCAGGACTCACCCGGGCATAGCAAATAA